From Arcobacter arenosus:
CTAATTCTAAGTTCTTCTTTAAATTAAAATCCCCATAATTTACTAAGTCAATTATTGTTTCATTAGGAATTGGATTTTGTGTAAGAAATAGATTACTAATAGCTTTTGTTGTAGAAAGATCTATATACAAAACATTTTTATTAGGATTGTTTTTTGCAATTAAATCTGCAGCATTCATAGAAATTGTTGTCGCTCCAATCCCCCCTGATACTCCTCCAACTGCAATTATTTTATTATCATTTTTATTTTTATTTATAAGTTTATATTTTGTATCAAGAATTATGTTTTTTATTCTTTCTGGTGAAAATTCATCAATAGATATATAATTTTCAATATTTAGTTTTCCACATGTAAGTGAAAGATGATGATCATTTGGACCAATTACAATAACGAATTCATTAAAGCTTCTTAAAATCTCTTCATCGTCTTTAATTAAATCATTATTTTGAACTGTATAAATGATTATATTTTTAGAATTCTTTTTATTTAGTTTATCAGAAATTTTCATTACATCATGTGTTGTAGTAATTTCAGCATTTAAAAGAATATCCAGATTTGTTTCAAGTTTATTAGCAAATTTAACTGTATTTTTATCAGTAACTATAAAAATATTTAATGGAGTGTTTTGAGATAATAAATCTTTTTCTATTTCAAAAATCTTTCTTAAAGCTAATTTAGATTTTTTTAAAAGTTCTCTTAATACAGATCTGTACCAAATTTTTTTATTGAAAGTGATTTTACCAAAAATAACATCGCCATCTTTTAAAATAATAGAATATCTATTATTTATAAAATTAATATCATCATCGATAATATCATATCCATCTATAGTAAAGCCATAAACAAAATTATTATATTTGAAATCATATTTCATAAATGTCAATTTCTGAATATTTGAAATTAGTACAAAAAGTTGTAAAATTTCTATAACATTTTCTCTTCGTATTTCTAATGCTGCTTGTATATTTGAATATTCTTGATATTGTTTATAATCCATTTTTTCCCTTATTGTCTTTCAAGTTTTATATAATCTATATATACTGTTTCATTAGACCTACTTGCGTAGTTGTCGAAAAACACTACAACCCAACCATCATCATCAGTTATGAAATTTGTTGTTCTATAAGTATATTCTTTTCCACCACTAGGTGCTTCATATAAATCAGCTATTTTATCAAAATTATTTATAGATAACATTGTTCTATCGTTCCAATCCCAAGGATTTGATGTTTCATAGTAGAAAGTAATTTGGATTTTTGTATTTGCACAACTCGACCCAAAATCTAAAGCTCGATAAACATATTCCATTCTTGGTATAAACAATCTTCCATTATCTCTTTTTGCAACAAAGTCATTATATCCATCACCACCTCTCCATTCTTCACTGTCAGAATTGAATGTAAAGTCAAAAGTTTTACAACCTCCTGTTGGATCTTGTACTACGATAGTAAAGTTATAAGTGATAATCGCACCTGCTGTTGTTACTTTTACACTAAATGTATCAGTTCCTACAAATGTAATTATAGGAGTATATGTAAGTAAACCTGTAGCTGCATCAACAATTAAAGTACCATTTGATGGATTTTTAATTATATCATATGTAGCTGAAGTAGGTAGGTTATAAGAATAACTTTCATTATTAAATATTGATGCATTAATATCTGTTGAACTAGTTGAAATAGTAACTTCAATATCAAATGCAGGTAAAGAAGCAGTACCACCTCTACCATCATCAACTGTTATAATTATATTTGAATAAATTCCAATATCAGCAGTTGAGGGTGTTCCACTTAAAGTTCCTGTTGTTGTATCAAAAGAAGCCCAAGATGGTTTATTTTGAATAGTAAAAGTTAATGTATCATTGTCTACATCAATTGCAGTAGGTGTAAAAGAATATGTTGAACCAGCTTGTATTGTTTCAGGTGGTGTTCCAGAAATTGTAGGTGGATCATTAACTTCTGTTACTGTGAAGCTACAAGTATCAGTGTCTGATGAACCATTATTATCGATAATAGTCATAGTAAGTGTAACAGTTTCATTTAATCCTGTATAATAATTTGCTTCAGGAGTATATGTTATTGTTCCATTTTCAGCATCAGGCGTATTTATTATTGCAGTACCAACAGTCACACTGACATTTTTTGATTCTACAGTACCATCAGAATCTGTGGCAGTCCAAGTTATTGCACTAGTAGGTGTATCCTCCATAATTGAATTAGGACAAGTTAATGTTAGTGTTGGAGGATCATTATTTATACAATAGTTTTGATTAAAAACGATTCTTCTAGTAGCTAAGTCAACATCATAGTTATCAGTACCATCAGTATTTGGAATAATAACTTGAGTTGCATCTAGGTATACATCGTTGTAGTCATCATCACCTTGATCCCAATCTTCCATTCCATATTTATATTGGCCATTTGGATCAGTTTTACAATCAATAATATCATTTGTTAAATCTTGATCATTATTTCTTTCTTTTTTTATATCATTAAATTCATCAGATT
This genomic window contains:
- a CDS encoding Ig-like domain-containing protein, which codes for MKKAVIEQFLLGFILVFATITFMATVGDEISARNKATNIKEIAYQTANTMVKGFEETNNMCWAKQKAEDILDSTKLGQELIKLKNTGEISFTYDYYDYLPLVNDSGGVGDNHPDTVIVNISNYSHKNFWYKFFDKDSFSIGPINTIQSVTPPFTLTMSYGGGISGNDNMVGTYQLDNNNCVTNTRVLIDAQDNYSVGDKLAEDISSPPTYFFIIPNGGNNFPYANKDDIINISPSHCENTTTNTHTVNIGGTTKYSQKIHFQQDELNNGDTFVHVIPKNVVDLYDKYVDPVEGKNSNSTYNGFINNYCKSDEFNDIKKERNNDQDLTNDIIDCKTDPNGQYKYGMEDWDQGDDDYNDVYLDATQVIIPNTDGTDNYDVDLATRRIVFNQNYCINNDPPTLTLTCPNSIMEDTPTSAITWTATDSDGTVESKNVSVTVGTAIINTPDAENGTITYTPEANYYTGLNETVTLTMTIIDNNGSSDTDTCSFTVTEVNDPPTISGTPPETIQAGSTYSFTPTAIDVDNDTLTFTIQNKPSWASFDTTTGTLSGTPSTADIGIYSNIIITVDDGRGGTASLPAFDIEVTISTSSTDINASIFNNESYSYNLPTSATYDIIKNPSNGTLIVDAATGLLTYTPIITFVGTDTFSVKVTTAGAIITYNFTIVVQDPTGGCKTFDFTFNSDSEEWRGGDGYNDFVAKRDNGRLFIPRMEYVYRALDFGSSCANTKIQITFYYETSNPWDWNDRTMLSINNFDKIADLYEAPSGGKEYTYRTTNFITDDDGWVVVFFDNYASRSNETVYIDYIKLERQ
- a CDS encoding AAA family ATPase, encoding MDYKQYQEYSNIQAALEIRRENVIEILQLFVLISNIQKLTFMKYDFKYNNFVYGFTIDGYDIIDDDINFINNRYSIILKDGDVIFGKITFNKKIWYRSVLRELLKKSKLALRKIFEIEKDLLSQNTPLNIFIVTDKNTVKFANKLETNLDILLNAEITTTHDVMKISDKLNKKNSKNIIIYTVQNNDLIKDDEEILRSFNEFVIVIGPNDHHLSLTCGKLNIENYISIDEFSPERIKNIILDTKYKLINKNKNDNKIIAVGGVSGGIGATTISMNAADLIAKNNPNKNVLYIDLSTTKAISNLFLTQNPIPNETIIDLVNYGDFNLKKNLELGMEKVRENFYSINGIQKHIDKDLLEKDNFIEKMLDYILKTSDHFNYIIIDTGTADASSLKSTIYDLVNEIWILTEMTLPHVSKLKTFYSLMKRAGLKDKVSFVVNRVNSLNEISSSDFDSIMNTSSKEDKLMYLKIPNDYQTLGKCWNYCELASQISKDSIFIKTLEDILRQKEYIGNSTKKPTNKKSLFSFLNKD